The genomic region TCGAAACGGACGCTGGCTCCAGGAACGCTCGCGCGGATCTTGCGCACGGCCGCCGCTCCTTTATCGGCGCTGCGGCCAGCCACAATCACCTCCGCCCCGGCGCCCGCCAGCGCGAGCGCGGCCTCCAAACCCAATCCTCCCGTCCCCGTCACTATGGCGGAGCGCCCCACTTGAGAAGGGATCTCGGATACAGTCCAGCCTGCCATGGTGTTGTCCTTTCACGGAAGATTGCTCAGGAAATCATGTGGTTGATGGTATCGAAGACAGAGTCGAATTGGCCTGTCTCCGCCGCGAAGCGCAGTAACTTAGCTCTCTCCACGCTGATTTCCGTGGCCGACGGCTGCGTGGTCAAAATCTCCATCGTTTCGGCGATAAACTCGTCCAGAGGCATCATCCGGGGATCGCCCGCAGACTCCGCCAGGAGGCCCGTAGCCACGCCGGGCGGGATCAGCTCGATGACCTGCGTCGTTGTGTCGCGCAGCTGGAACCTCAGTGATTGCGTGTAAGAGTGGAGGGCCGCCTTGGCGGCGGAATAGGTGGGAGTTAGCGCTAGGGGGACAAACGCCAGTCCTGAGGAGACATTGATAATCGTCGACTGCGCCTGGCGCTGCAAATGCGGCAGCAGGGCGGCGGTCAGACGCAGCGGCCCCAAAATATTAGTTGCGATCGTTGCTTCCATATCAAGCAAATTATTCTTGGGATTG from Capsulimonas corticalis harbors:
- a CDS encoding SDR family oxidoreductase: MNTTNNTILITGGGSGIGRGLAEAFHALGNSVIIAGRRKQVLDEVTAANPGMASAALDVENPESIRGFAAQIVSDFPALNVLINNAGIMRSENLLNPKNNLLDMEATIATNILGPLRLTAALLPHLQRQAQSTIINVSSGLAFVPLALTPTYSAAKAALHSYTQSLRFQLRDTTTQVIELIPPGVATGLLAESAGDPRMMPLDEFIAETMEILTTQPSATEISVERAKLLRFAAETGQFDSVFDTINHMIS